One region of Streptomyces sp. CG4 genomic DNA includes:
- a CDS encoding amino acid deaminase/aldolase — MTARAADRARYDRATAPLDAPLAIVDLDAFDANAADLVRRAAGKPVRVASKSVRCRALLERALAKDGFRGIMSFTLAESLWLARFGFDDILLAYPSADRSGFAELAADPKLAGAVTVMVDDPAHLDLIDAARDGGRELIRVCLELDTSLQLLGGRVRVGALRSPLRSPAQLAELARSVVRRPGFRLVGIMAYEGHIAGVGDSLAGRPLRSRAIRLMQAAARRELAERRAAVVRAVRAVVPDLEFVNGGGTGSVQHTAAEDSVTEIAAGSGLYVPRLFDNYTSFTGRPAALFAQPVVRRPGVGVVTVLGGGYPASGAAGPDRLPVPYLPEGLKYDPQEGPGEVQTPLLGSPADDLLVGDKVWFRHAKAGELCERFEKLHLIEGDTVTATVPTYRGEGQTFL, encoded by the coding sequence GCCGGGCCGCGGGCAAGCCCGTGCGGGTCGCCAGCAAGTCCGTGCGCTGCCGGGCCCTGCTGGAGCGGGCCCTGGCCAAGGACGGCTTCCGGGGCATCATGTCGTTCACCCTGGCCGAGTCGCTGTGGCTCGCCCGTTTCGGGTTCGACGACATCCTGCTGGCCTATCCGTCCGCCGACCGGAGCGGCTTCGCGGAACTGGCCGCCGATCCCAAGCTCGCCGGTGCGGTGACCGTGATGGTGGACGATCCGGCGCACCTGGACCTCATCGACGCCGCCCGCGACGGCGGGCGTGAACTCATCCGGGTCTGTCTGGAGTTGGACACCTCGCTGCAGCTGCTCGGCGGCCGGGTCCGGGTCGGGGCCCTGCGCTCCCCGCTGCGCTCCCCCGCCCAACTCGCCGAGCTGGCCCGGTCGGTGGTCCGGCGGCCGGGCTTCCGGCTGGTGGGGATCATGGCGTACGAGGGACACATCGCGGGGGTCGGGGACTCGCTGGCCGGACGGCCGCTGCGGTCGCGGGCCATCCGGCTGATGCAGGCGGCGGCCCGCCGGGAACTGGCCGAGCGGCGGGCCGCGGTCGTCCGCGCGGTGCGGGCCGTCGTACCTGACCTGGAGTTCGTCAACGGCGGTGGCACGGGCAGTGTGCAGCACACCGCCGCCGAGGACTCCGTGACGGAGATAGCCGCCGGTTCCGGGCTGTACGTGCCGCGGCTCTTCGACAACTACACGTCCTTCACCGGCCGCCCGGCCGCCCTGTTCGCCCAGCCCGTCGTACGGCGGCCGGGTGTCGGGGTCGTCACCGTGCTCGGCGGCGGGTATCCGGCCTCCGGTGCCGCCGGTCCCGACCGGCTGCCGGTGCCGTATCTGCCCGAGGGCCTGAAGTACGACCCGCAGGAAGGCCCCGGCGAGGTGCAGACCCCGCTGCTGGGCTCGCCCGCCGACGACCTCCTCGTCGGCGACAAGGTGTGGTTCCGGCACGCCAAGGCGGGCGAGCTGTGCGAGCGGTTCGAGAAGCTGCACCTGATCGAGGGGGACACGGTCACGGCGACCGTGCCCACCTACCGGGGCGAGGGACAGACCTTCCTCTGA